Proteins from a single region of Carassius gibelio isolate Cgi1373 ecotype wild population from Czech Republic chromosome A5, carGib1.2-hapl.c, whole genome shotgun sequence:
- the LOC127993739 gene encoding heterogeneous nuclear ribonucleoprotein K-like isoform X4, translating into MEIEIKQEEDNAFSNTDTNGKRPAEDMDEEQAFKRSRNTDELVELRVLLQSKNAGAVIGKGGKNIKALRTDYNASVSVPDSSGPERILSVSADIETIGEILLKIIPTLEEYQHYSGTDFDCELRLLIHQSLAGGIIGVKGAKIKELRENTQTTIKLFQECCPHSTDRVVLVGGKPERVIECIKVILELISEAPIKGRAQPYDPNFYDETYDYGGFTMLYEERGRRPMGGFPMRGRGGFDRMPPSRGGRPMPPSRRDYDDMSPRRGPPPPPPGRGGGRGGSRARNLPLPPPPPLRGGGDRFSHQSYHSNMDDRPNDRRGRPGDRYESMSGGGYGGRGSYSDIGGPVITTQVTIPKDLAGSIIGKGGQRIKQIRHESGASIKIDEPLEGSEDRIITITGTQDQIQNAQYLLQNSVKQYSGRFF; encoded by the exons ATGGAGATAGAAATTAAGCAGGAAGAAGACAACGCTTTCAGTAACACTGACACTAACG GCAAGCGCCCTGCTGAGGACATGGATGAGGAACAGGCATTCAAGCGCTCCCGCAACACAGATGAATTGGTTGAGCTCAGGGTGCTTCTCCAAAGCAAA AATGCAGGGGCTGTGATTGGAAAAGGAGGCAAGAATATTAAAGCCTTACGTACAGAT TACAATGCCAGTGTATCAGTCCCAGACAGCAGTGGCCCAGAGCG TATCCTGAGTGTGAGTGCAGATATAGAGACCATTGGTGAGATTCTGCTGAAGATCATCCCTACCCTGGAGGAG TATCAGCACTACAGCGGGACTGACTTTGACTGTGAGCTGCGGCTGCTGATTCATCAGAGTTTGGCTGGAGGCATCATCGGAGTCAAAGGTGCCAAGATCAAGGAACTAAGAGAG aatACCCAGACTACAATCAAGCTCTTCCAGGAATGTTGCCCCCACTCCACTGACCGTGTAGTGCTAGTCGGGGGGAAACCAGAGCGGGTGATTGAGTGCATCAAGGTCATTCTAGAGCTGATTTCAGAG GCACCCATTAAAGGTCGAGCCCAGCCCTATGACCCAAACTTTTATGATGAGACCTATGACTATGGCGGCTTCACTATGTTGTATGAAGAAAGAGGGCGACGGCCTATGGGTGGGTTCCCAATGCGAGGCCGAGGAGGATTTGACCGTATGCCTCCTAGCCGCGGAGGTCGTCCTATGCCTCCATCTAGACGGGATTATGATGATATGAGCCCTCGTCGTGGACCACCTCCACCCCCACCAGGGAGAGGAGGAGGACGTGGGGGCAGTAGGGCCCGAAATCTGCCTCTGCCTCCACCACCGCCACTTAGAGGAGG AGGTGATCGATTTTCCCACCAGAGTTATCACAGCAATATGGATGACAGACCAAA TGACCGAAGGGGGCGACCTGGAGACCGCTACGAGAGCATG AGTGGAGGTGGATATG GTGGTCGAGGATCTTACAGTGACATTGGTGGACCCGTTATTACAACACAAGTGACTATCCCTAAAGAT CTGGCTGGCTCCATCATTGGAAAAGGCGGCCAGAGGATCAAGCAGATCCGTCATGAGTCGGGAGCATCTATCAAAATCGATGAGCCTCTGGAGGGCTCAGAGGACAGGATCATTACCATCACAGGCACACAGGACCAGATTCAGAACGCCCAGTATCTCCTACAGAACAG CGTGAAGCAGTACTCGGGTCGGTTCTTCTAG
- the LOC127993739 gene encoding heterogeneous nuclear ribonucleoprotein K-like isoform X2 codes for MEIEIKQEEDNAFSNTDTNGKRPAEDMDEEQAFKRSRNTDELVELRVLLQSKNAGAVIGKGGKNIKALRTDYNASVSVPDSSGPERILSVSADIETIGEILLKIIPTLEEYQHYSGTDFDCELRLLIHQSLAGGIIGVKGAKIKELRENTQTTIKLFQECCPHSTDRVVLVGGKPERVIECIKVILELISEAPIKGRAQPYDPNFYDETYDYGGFTMLYEERGRRPMGGFPMRGRGGFDRMPPSRGGRPMPPSRRDYDDMSPRRGPPPPPPGRGGGRGGSRARNLPLPPPPPLRGGGDRFSHQSYHSNMDDRPNDRRGRPGDRYESMSGGGYDNNSSWEPYQSGGRGSYSDIGGPVITTQVTIPKDLAGSIIGKGGQRIKQIRHESGASIKIDEPLEGSEDRIITITGTQDQIQNAQYLLQNSVKQYSGRFF; via the exons ATGGAGATAGAAATTAAGCAGGAAGAAGACAACGCTTTCAGTAACACTGACACTAACG GCAAGCGCCCTGCTGAGGACATGGATGAGGAACAGGCATTCAAGCGCTCCCGCAACACAGATGAATTGGTTGAGCTCAGGGTGCTTCTCCAAAGCAAA AATGCAGGGGCTGTGATTGGAAAAGGAGGCAAGAATATTAAAGCCTTACGTACAGAT TACAATGCCAGTGTATCAGTCCCAGACAGCAGTGGCCCAGAGCG TATCCTGAGTGTGAGTGCAGATATAGAGACCATTGGTGAGATTCTGCTGAAGATCATCCCTACCCTGGAGGAG TATCAGCACTACAGCGGGACTGACTTTGACTGTGAGCTGCGGCTGCTGATTCATCAGAGTTTGGCTGGAGGCATCATCGGAGTCAAAGGTGCCAAGATCAAGGAACTAAGAGAG aatACCCAGACTACAATCAAGCTCTTCCAGGAATGTTGCCCCCACTCCACTGACCGTGTAGTGCTAGTCGGGGGGAAACCAGAGCGGGTGATTGAGTGCATCAAGGTCATTCTAGAGCTGATTTCAGAG GCACCCATTAAAGGTCGAGCCCAGCCCTATGACCCAAACTTTTATGATGAGACCTATGACTATGGCGGCTTCACTATGTTGTATGAAGAAAGAGGGCGACGGCCTATGGGTGGGTTCCCAATGCGAGGCCGAGGAGGATTTGACCGTATGCCTCCTAGCCGCGGAGGTCGTCCTATGCCTCCATCTAGACGGGATTATGATGATATGAGCCCTCGTCGTGGACCACCTCCACCCCCACCAGGGAGAGGAGGAGGACGTGGGGGCAGTAGGGCCCGAAATCTGCCTCTGCCTCCACCACCGCCACTTAGAGGAGG AGGTGATCGATTTTCCCACCAGAGTTATCACAGCAATATGGATGACAGACCAAA TGACCGAAGGGGGCGACCTGGAGACCGCTACGAGAGCATG AGTGGAGGTGGATATG ACAATAATTCTTCTTGGGAGCCCTACCAGTCTG GTGGTCGAGGATCTTACAGTGACATTGGTGGACCCGTTATTACAACACAAGTGACTATCCCTAAAGAT CTGGCTGGCTCCATCATTGGAAAAGGCGGCCAGAGGATCAAGCAGATCCGTCATGAGTCGGGAGCATCTATCAAAATCGATGAGCCTCTGGAGGGCTCAGAGGACAGGATCATTACCATCACAGGCACACAGGACCAGATTCAGAACGCCCAGTATCTCCTACAGAACAG CGTGAAGCAGTACTCGGGTCGGTTCTTCTAG
- the LOC127993739 gene encoding heterogeneous nuclear ribonucleoprotein K-like isoform X3 has protein sequence MEIEIKQEEDNAFSNTDTNGKRPAEDMDEEQAFKRSRNTDELVELRVLLQSKNAGAVIGKGGKNIKALRTDYNASVSVPDSSGPERILSVSADIETIGEILLKIIPTLEEYQHYSGTDFDCELRLLIHQSLAGGIIGVKGAKIKELRENTQTTIKLFQECCPHSTDRVVLVGGKPERVIECIKVILELISEAPIKGRAQPYDPNFYDETYDYGGFTMLYEERGRRPMGGFPMRGRGGFDRMPPSRGGRPMPPSRRDYDDMSPRRGPPPPPPGRGGGRGGSRARNLPLPPPPPLRGGGDRFSHQSYHSNMDDRPNSDRRGRPGDRYESMSGGGYGGRGSYSDIGGPVITTQVTIPKDLAGSIIGKGGQRIKQIRHESGASIKIDEPLEGSEDRIITITGTQDQIQNAQYLLQNSVKQYSGRFF, from the exons ATGGAGATAGAAATTAAGCAGGAAGAAGACAACGCTTTCAGTAACACTGACACTAACG GCAAGCGCCCTGCTGAGGACATGGATGAGGAACAGGCATTCAAGCGCTCCCGCAACACAGATGAATTGGTTGAGCTCAGGGTGCTTCTCCAAAGCAAA AATGCAGGGGCTGTGATTGGAAAAGGAGGCAAGAATATTAAAGCCTTACGTACAGAT TACAATGCCAGTGTATCAGTCCCAGACAGCAGTGGCCCAGAGCG TATCCTGAGTGTGAGTGCAGATATAGAGACCATTGGTGAGATTCTGCTGAAGATCATCCCTACCCTGGAGGAG TATCAGCACTACAGCGGGACTGACTTTGACTGTGAGCTGCGGCTGCTGATTCATCAGAGTTTGGCTGGAGGCATCATCGGAGTCAAAGGTGCCAAGATCAAGGAACTAAGAGAG aatACCCAGACTACAATCAAGCTCTTCCAGGAATGTTGCCCCCACTCCACTGACCGTGTAGTGCTAGTCGGGGGGAAACCAGAGCGGGTGATTGAGTGCATCAAGGTCATTCTAGAGCTGATTTCAGAG GCACCCATTAAAGGTCGAGCCCAGCCCTATGACCCAAACTTTTATGATGAGACCTATGACTATGGCGGCTTCACTATGTTGTATGAAGAAAGAGGGCGACGGCCTATGGGTGGGTTCCCAATGCGAGGCCGAGGAGGATTTGACCGTATGCCTCCTAGCCGCGGAGGTCGTCCTATGCCTCCATCTAGACGGGATTATGATGATATGAGCCCTCGTCGTGGACCACCTCCACCCCCACCAGGGAGAGGAGGAGGACGTGGGGGCAGTAGGGCCCGAAATCTGCCTCTGCCTCCACCACCGCCACTTAGAGGAGG AGGTGATCGATTTTCCCACCAGAGTTATCACAGCAATATGGATGACAGACCAAA CAGTGACCGAAGGGGGCGACCTGGAGACCGCTACGAGAGCATG AGTGGAGGTGGATATG GTGGTCGAGGATCTTACAGTGACATTGGTGGACCCGTTATTACAACACAAGTGACTATCCCTAAAGAT CTGGCTGGCTCCATCATTGGAAAAGGCGGCCAGAGGATCAAGCAGATCCGTCATGAGTCGGGAGCATCTATCAAAATCGATGAGCCTCTGGAGGGCTCAGAGGACAGGATCATTACCATCACAGGCACACAGGACCAGATTCAGAACGCCCAGTATCTCCTACAGAACAG CGTGAAGCAGTACTCGGGTCGGTTCTTCTAG
- the LOC127993739 gene encoding heterogeneous nuclear ribonucleoprotein K-like isoform X1, translated as MEIEIKQEEDNAFSNTDTNGKRPAEDMDEEQAFKRSRNTDELVELRVLLQSKNAGAVIGKGGKNIKALRTDYNASVSVPDSSGPERILSVSADIETIGEILLKIIPTLEEYQHYSGTDFDCELRLLIHQSLAGGIIGVKGAKIKELRENTQTTIKLFQECCPHSTDRVVLVGGKPERVIECIKVILELISEAPIKGRAQPYDPNFYDETYDYGGFTMLYEERGRRPMGGFPMRGRGGFDRMPPSRGGRPMPPSRRDYDDMSPRRGPPPPPPGRGGGRGGSRARNLPLPPPPPLRGGGDRFSHQSYHSNMDDRPNSDRRGRPGDRYESMSGGGYDNNSSWEPYQSGGRGSYSDIGGPVITTQVTIPKDLAGSIIGKGGQRIKQIRHESGASIKIDEPLEGSEDRIITITGTQDQIQNAQYLLQNSVKQYSGRFF; from the exons ATGGAGATAGAAATTAAGCAGGAAGAAGACAACGCTTTCAGTAACACTGACACTAACG GCAAGCGCCCTGCTGAGGACATGGATGAGGAACAGGCATTCAAGCGCTCCCGCAACACAGATGAATTGGTTGAGCTCAGGGTGCTTCTCCAAAGCAAA AATGCAGGGGCTGTGATTGGAAAAGGAGGCAAGAATATTAAAGCCTTACGTACAGAT TACAATGCCAGTGTATCAGTCCCAGACAGCAGTGGCCCAGAGCG TATCCTGAGTGTGAGTGCAGATATAGAGACCATTGGTGAGATTCTGCTGAAGATCATCCCTACCCTGGAGGAG TATCAGCACTACAGCGGGACTGACTTTGACTGTGAGCTGCGGCTGCTGATTCATCAGAGTTTGGCTGGAGGCATCATCGGAGTCAAAGGTGCCAAGATCAAGGAACTAAGAGAG aatACCCAGACTACAATCAAGCTCTTCCAGGAATGTTGCCCCCACTCCACTGACCGTGTAGTGCTAGTCGGGGGGAAACCAGAGCGGGTGATTGAGTGCATCAAGGTCATTCTAGAGCTGATTTCAGAG GCACCCATTAAAGGTCGAGCCCAGCCCTATGACCCAAACTTTTATGATGAGACCTATGACTATGGCGGCTTCACTATGTTGTATGAAGAAAGAGGGCGACGGCCTATGGGTGGGTTCCCAATGCGAGGCCGAGGAGGATTTGACCGTATGCCTCCTAGCCGCGGAGGTCGTCCTATGCCTCCATCTAGACGGGATTATGATGATATGAGCCCTCGTCGTGGACCACCTCCACCCCCACCAGGGAGAGGAGGAGGACGTGGGGGCAGTAGGGCCCGAAATCTGCCTCTGCCTCCACCACCGCCACTTAGAGGAGG AGGTGATCGATTTTCCCACCAGAGTTATCACAGCAATATGGATGACAGACCAAA CAGTGACCGAAGGGGGCGACCTGGAGACCGCTACGAGAGCATG AGTGGAGGTGGATATG ACAATAATTCTTCTTGGGAGCCCTACCAGTCTG GTGGTCGAGGATCTTACAGTGACATTGGTGGACCCGTTATTACAACACAAGTGACTATCCCTAAAGAT CTGGCTGGCTCCATCATTGGAAAAGGCGGCCAGAGGATCAAGCAGATCCGTCATGAGTCGGGAGCATCTATCAAAATCGATGAGCCTCTGGAGGGCTCAGAGGACAGGATCATTACCATCACAGGCACACAGGACCAGATTCAGAACGCCCAGTATCTCCTACAGAACAG CGTGAAGCAGTACTCGGGTCGGTTCTTCTAG
- the LOC127993739 gene encoding heterogeneous nuclear ribonucleoprotein K-like isoform X5: MDEEQAFKRSRNTDELVELRVLLQSKNAGAVIGKGGKNIKALRTDYNASVSVPDSSGPERILSVSADIETIGEILLKIIPTLEEYQHYSGTDFDCELRLLIHQSLAGGIIGVKGAKIKELRENTQTTIKLFQECCPHSTDRVVLVGGKPERVIECIKVILELISEAPIKGRAQPYDPNFYDETYDYGGFTMLYEERGRRPMGGFPMRGRGGFDRMPPSRGGRPMPPSRRDYDDMSPRRGPPPPPPGRGGGRGGSRARNLPLPPPPPLRGGGDRFSHQSYHSNMDDRPNSDRRGRPGDRYESMSGGGYDNNSSWEPYQSGGRGSYSDIGGPVITTQVTIPKDLAGSIIGKGGQRIKQIRHESGASIKIDEPLEGSEDRIITITGTQDQIQNAQYLLQNSVKQYSGRFF; this comes from the exons ATGGATGAGGAACAGGCATTCAAGCGCTCCCGCAACACAGATGAATTGGTTGAGCTCAGGGTGCTTCTCCAAAGCAAA AATGCAGGGGCTGTGATTGGAAAAGGAGGCAAGAATATTAAAGCCTTACGTACAGAT TACAATGCCAGTGTATCAGTCCCAGACAGCAGTGGCCCAGAGCG TATCCTGAGTGTGAGTGCAGATATAGAGACCATTGGTGAGATTCTGCTGAAGATCATCCCTACCCTGGAGGAG TATCAGCACTACAGCGGGACTGACTTTGACTGTGAGCTGCGGCTGCTGATTCATCAGAGTTTGGCTGGAGGCATCATCGGAGTCAAAGGTGCCAAGATCAAGGAACTAAGAGAG aatACCCAGACTACAATCAAGCTCTTCCAGGAATGTTGCCCCCACTCCACTGACCGTGTAGTGCTAGTCGGGGGGAAACCAGAGCGGGTGATTGAGTGCATCAAGGTCATTCTAGAGCTGATTTCAGAG GCACCCATTAAAGGTCGAGCCCAGCCCTATGACCCAAACTTTTATGATGAGACCTATGACTATGGCGGCTTCACTATGTTGTATGAAGAAAGAGGGCGACGGCCTATGGGTGGGTTCCCAATGCGAGGCCGAGGAGGATTTGACCGTATGCCTCCTAGCCGCGGAGGTCGTCCTATGCCTCCATCTAGACGGGATTATGATGATATGAGCCCTCGTCGTGGACCACCTCCACCCCCACCAGGGAGAGGAGGAGGACGTGGGGGCAGTAGGGCCCGAAATCTGCCTCTGCCTCCACCACCGCCACTTAGAGGAGG AGGTGATCGATTTTCCCACCAGAGTTATCACAGCAATATGGATGACAGACCAAA CAGTGACCGAAGGGGGCGACCTGGAGACCGCTACGAGAGCATG AGTGGAGGTGGATATG ACAATAATTCTTCTTGGGAGCCCTACCAGTCTG GTGGTCGAGGATCTTACAGTGACATTGGTGGACCCGTTATTACAACACAAGTGACTATCCCTAAAGAT CTGGCTGGCTCCATCATTGGAAAAGGCGGCCAGAGGATCAAGCAGATCCGTCATGAGTCGGGAGCATCTATCAAAATCGATGAGCCTCTGGAGGGCTCAGAGGACAGGATCATTACCATCACAGGCACACAGGACCAGATTCAGAACGCCCAGTATCTCCTACAGAACAG CGTGAAGCAGTACTCGGGTCGGTTCTTCTAG